One stretch of Oncorhynchus clarkii lewisi isolate Uvic-CL-2024 chromosome 3, UVic_Ocla_1.0, whole genome shotgun sequence DNA includes these proteins:
- the LOC139399881 gene encoding mitogen-activated protein kinase kinase kinase 19 isoform X1, translated as MMESSERRVLGAVFEVLRGELDVVGLGLEELGDCPWEEVDVPRMEGGCTPLITACQRGLTEVVHFLLKRGADVTLCNHSNQTPLHVSLPVLQGVLLSAMFRALPHQTQLLQAAWQGDLHSLQHLLAQTDLVDVNTQNRDGLTPLMLAVRDVDLFEELDVRLPWEYRPVEVVRELLALSADLGVCDVNGCSALHYAAQIESPLKDELIHMMVESLRQPAPTPLDLQCFHPDELRVNSPSPSPSLTDELRATNSPSSSPYLTQNVLIQTAASTEDLLESPECVPLSDHHKAINQDKGLSLSFQSAMMDMRQAYQDLGKGSSQGSSLPSLWFRARHLDKLDPTPGLLNTTGSSSCLPVPPRLRCEAVAPSPVAPHPAQLSQSAPGLLEPLLDSLVQARVHIQNRLGCGETEKKSSCRKGSFPALLPGPIRTPKLLAPLEGRHRNGGVLPGLKHPSPLQPISLVPLMPLTSITSRLRRERLARTKVSPRGSPGTRGGSEESSFSSRSSIDLEVEVDDNKRDLRDIRETTAKQHAGETFEGRLQLDLDSSGKFNVGDYSQDNADHRNRESTRHQGAFPRDNKEGVSIKSDPGGRGYKAIIELSHQLNPDLTNFKDVNSTSSFERDCEGEVVAVEWTKVMCSGGLSKETTSTEPTTTCPFASKRNGNKEIQVDDNAKTSVVDDTKYQCLPSTVNVTLPELNPTTEKKIKPIKPAKNKESRGSTSVQTNQSFNVLAHKDHIRGNSKSKSNLRTSPIPSQVKSKVRKPPDLIVNGIISTKTGQKSTDSTSVRTRVTEPVHPSCKKLNDKKAFKIKVPCQKHIQQREPKSARQAKTGSQLGTLRAKSAVDYITYSDIFQEINTGDEEGPVIYEMFAGPVFDNIRVSSSCERTRQVLSAPSRKTQTHRTKHKCPKPLESRRVRRSPVDKAKQRKNRAIRPISRGKSHLTPIASTHDKDHVVVISGLDWQIHIQTKTEPVLGKDGEETVSPSTPEVQEGDHMLSLSVIEEVLSMSSHAPNPLISHHRPRDETSPSQTKTKLTSHSVPDDDHLHVLHNRGPMGNNMSENEKNKANHLDHSFTPSDCPVQPKINTWTSGSCDSRTVSPVFQKFLDDVGEGPLTDDLLRCLAEELISLDERDGVCPENNCDSDQREFRNNSELRCEKSLLGDFTTPGEVLSGSGLVVDDAITWRKGEVLGRGAYGTVFCGLTNQGQLIAVKQVALDASDLETADKEYNRLQEEVDLLKNLHHGNIVGFLGTSLRDHMVSIFMEYVPGGSIASVLHRFGPLPERVLALYTRQILEGVSYLHLNRVIHRDLKGNNVMLMPTGVVKLIDFGCARRLRCLTHTYSHSDLLKSVHGTPYWMAPEVINETGHGRKSDIWSVGCTVFEMATGKPPLSHMDKMAALFYIGARRGLMPSLPDRFSEDARDFVQVCLTNDQKQRPSAEQLLDHPFIPNNVILV; from the exons ATGATGGAGAGTAGTGAGAGAAGGGTTCTGGGGGCTGTTTTTGAGGTGCTGAGGGGAGAGCTGGATGTGGTAGGCCTGGGGCTGGAGGAGCTTGGAGATTGTCCCTGGGAGGAGGTGGATGTTCCCCGCATGGAGGGGGGCTGTACTCCCCTTATCACTGCATGCCAGAGGGGCTTGACTGAG GTTGTACACTTCCTTCTGAAAAGAGGAGCCGATGTGACTCTGTGCAACCATAGCAACCAGACACCACTGCATGTGAGTCTGCCAGTCCTCCAGGGGGTGCTGTTATCAGCCATGTTCAGGGCTCTGCCCCACCAGACCCAGCTCCTCCAGGCTGCTTGGCAGGGAGACCTCCACTCCCTGCAGCACCTTCTG GCCCAGACTGACCTAGTGGACGTGAACACTCAGAACCGCGACGGGCTGACCCCTCTAATGCTGGCTGTGAGGGACGTCGACTTGTTTGAGGAGCTGGACGTCCGGTTGCCATGGGAATACAGACCTGTGGAGGTGGTCAGGGAACTGCTGGCTCTCTCAGC TGACCTGGGGGTGTGTGACGTCAACGGCTGTTCTGCTCTTCACTATGCTGCACAGATAGAGAGCCCCCTGAAAGACGAACTCATCCACATGATGGTTGAGTCCCTCAGACAGCCAG CGCCCACGCCCCTGGACCTGCAGTGCTTCCACCCTGATGAGCTGAGAGTAAActcccccagcccctctcctTCTCTAACCGATGAGCTGAGAGCAACAAACTCCCCAAGCTCCTCTCCCTATCTGACCCAAAATGTCCTCATTCAGACTGCTGCCAGCACAGAG GATTTGCTGGAGTCTCCAGAGTGCGTTCCTTTATCCGACCATCATAAAGCCATCAATCAAG ATAAGgggctctccctctccttccagaGCGCCATGATGGACATGAGGCAAGCCTAccaagatctggggaagggtagcag TCAAGGTTCATCTCTACCCAGTCTGTGGTTCAGAGCCAGACACTTAGACAAACTGGATCCTACACCGGGGCTATTGAACACCACAGGAAGCTCATCCTGCCTGCCTGTTCCCCCCAGGCTCAGATGTGAGGCTGTGGCCCCCAGCCCGGTGGCCCCTCACCCAGCCCAGCTGAGCCAATCTGCCCCCGGTCTATTGGAGCCTCTCCTGGACTCTCTGGTCCAGGCCCGAGTTCACATCCAGAACA GGCTTGGATGTGGTGAAACGGAGAAAAAAAGCAGTTGTCGAAAG GGCTCCTTCCCTGCCCTGCTTCCAGGCCCCATTAGGACCCCCAAGCTGTTAGCCCCTCTGGAGGGGAGGCATAGAAACGGAGGAGTGCTGCCCGGCCTGAAGCACCCTTCTCCCCTACAGCCCATCAGCCTTGTGCCCCTGATGCCCCTGACCTCCATAACCTCCAGGTTGAGGAGGGAGAGGCTGGCCAGGACCAAGGTGAGCCCCAGAGGGTCCCCAGGCACCAGGGGGGGCAGCGAGGAGAGCAGCTTCAGTAGCCGATCCTCCATCGACttggaggtagaggtggatgaCAATAAGAGAGACTtaagagacataagagagactaCAGCAAAACAACATGCTGGAGAGACTTTTGAGGGAAGGTTGCAGTTGGATCTAGACTCATCTGGAAAGTTTAATGTTGGAGATTACAGTCAGGATAATGCAGACCATAGGAATAGGGAGTCGACAAGACATCAGGGTGCCTTTCCTAGAGATAACAAGGAAGGAGTATCTATCAAATCTGACCCTGGGGGGAGAGGGTACAAAGCAATAATTGAGTTGAGTCACCAACTTAACCCCGATTTGACGAATTTCAAAGATGTTAACAGCACTTCATCCTTTGAAAGGGACTGTGAGGGTGAGGTTGTGGCAGTGGAATGGACAAAGGTGATGTGCTCAGGGGGTCTCTCAAAAGAGACTACAAGTACTGAGCCAACTACCACATGTCCCTTTGCATCTAAAAGAAATGGAAACAAAGAGATTCAAGTTGATGACAATGCAAAGACTAGTGTTGTGGATGACACCAAGTATCAATGTCTTCCTTCTACTGTGAATGTCACACTACCTGAATTAAACCCTACTACAGAGAAAAAGATCAAACCTATCAAGCCTGCCAAGAACAAAGAGAGTAGAGGCAGCACTAGCGTCCAAACCAATCAGTCTTTCAACGTCTTGGCACACAAAGATCACATTCGGGGGAACAGCAAGTCCAAAAGCAACCTGAGGACTTCACCTATTCCTTCACAAGTCAAAAGCAAAGTCAGAAAACCTCCTGATCTCATCGTCAATGGGATAATCTCTACAAAGACTGGTCAGAAAAGCACAGACTCAACCTCTGTCAGAACGAGGGTTACAGAGCCCGTACATCCAAGCTGCAAAAAGCTGAACGATAAAAAGGCATTTAAAATAAAAGTACCTTGTCAGAAACATATTCAGCAGAGGGAACCGAAAAGTGCCAGACAAGCCAAGACTGGGTCACAACTGGGGACCCTGAGGGCCAAGTCAGCTGTGGACTACATCACGTATAGTGATATCTTCCAGGAAATCAACACCGGGGATGAGGAGGGACCAGTCATCTATGAGATGTTTGCCGGCCCGGTGTTTGACAACATAAGAGTTTCCAGTTCATGTGAGAGGACGAGGCAGGTCCTGTCTGCCCCGTCTAGGAAGACCCAAACCCACAGGACCAAACACAAATGCCCTAAACCACTGGAGAGCAGAAGAGTGAGGCGAAGCCCTGTGGACAAGGCCAAGCAGAGGAAGAACAGGGCTATTAGGCCTATATCCAGGGGAAAGTCGCATCTGACGCCTATCGCCAGCACGCATGACAAAGACCACGTGGTGGTTATTTCTGGGCTTGACTGGCAAATCCACATCCAGACTAAGACTGAGCCGGTCCTCGGTAAAGATGGAGAAGAGACCGTCTCTCCCAGTACACCAGAGGTTCAGGAGGGGGACCATATGTTGTCACTGTCAGTGATCGAAGAAGTGCTGTCTATGTCCAGCCATGCGCCAAACCCACTAATCTCTCACCACCGGCCGAGAGACGAAACCTCCCCCAGTCAGACAAAGACTAAACTCACATCTCATTCTGTCCCAGATGATGATCACCTTCATGTGCTGCACAATAGGGGTCCCATGGGGAACAACATGTcagaaaatgagaaaaacaagGCAAATCATTTAGACCACTCATTCACCCCATCCGATTGCCCTGTGCAGCCTAAGATCAACACCTGGACCTCAGGTAGCTGTGACAGCAGGACAGTGTCCCCTGTGTTCCAGAAGTTTCTGGATGATGTGGGGGAGGGACCACTGACCGATGACCTGCTCCGTTGTCTGGCAGAAGAGCTAATATCACTGGATGAGAGAGATGGTGTATGTCCAGAAAACAACTGTGACTCAGACCAGAGGGAATTCAGAAACAATTCTGAGCTGAGATGTGAGAAGTCATTACTGGGG GATTTTACCACACCTGGAGAAGTGCTCAGTGGGTCTGGGTTGGTAGTGGATGATGCCATCACCTGGAGGAAAGGAGAAGTGCTGGGCAGAGGAGCTTATGGAACT GTGTTCTGTGGACTGACCAACCAAGGCCAGCTGATAGCCGTAAAACAGGTGGCCCTGGACGCCTCAGACCTTGAAACCGCAGACAAGGAGTACAACCGTCTACAGGAGGAAGTAGACCTCTTAAAGAACCTCCATCACGGCAACATTGTGGGATTTCTGGGCACCTCTCTGCGGGACCACATGGTCAGCATCTTCATGGAGTATGTCCCCGGAGGCTCCATCGCCAGCGTGCTCCACCGCTTTGGTCCCCTTCCGGAGCGCGTCCTGGCCCTGTACACCCGCCAGATCCTGGAGGGGGTGTCCTACCTGCACCTCAATAGGGTCATCCACAGGGACCTGAAGGGGAACAATGTGATGTTGATGCCTACAGGAGTAGTCAAGTTGATAGACTTTGGCTGCGCCCGCCGTTTGAGATgcctcactcacacatacagtcATAGTGACCTCCTGAAATCGGTGCACGGCACGCCCTATTGGATGGCGCCAGAGGTAATCAACGAGACGGGTCACGGCAGGAAGTCGGACATCTGGAGCGTGGGGTGCACAGTGTTTGAAATGGCCACGGGGAAGCCGCCGCTGTCACACATGGACAAGATGGCAGCGCTGTTCTACATTGGGGCGAGGCGAGGCCTAATGCCCTCGCTGCCTGACAGGTTCTCAGAGGACGCCAGGGATTTTGTTCAAGTCTGTCTGACCAA TGACCAGAAACAGCGCCCGTCTGCAGAACAACTATTGGACCACCCTTTCATTCCTAACAATGTGATCTTAGTTTAG
- the LOC139399881 gene encoding mitogen-activated protein kinase kinase kinase 19 isoform X2 has product MLAVRDVDLFEELDVRLPWEYRPVEVVRELLALSADLGVCDVNGCSALHYAAQIESPLKDELIHMMVESLRQPAPTPLDLQCFHPDELRVNSPSPSPSLTDELRATNSPSSSPYLTQNVLIQTAASTEDLLESPECVPLSDHHKAINQDKGLSLSFQSAMMDMRQAYQDLGKGSSQGSSLPSLWFRARHLDKLDPTPGLLNTTGSSSCLPVPPRLRCEAVAPSPVAPHPAQLSQSAPGLLEPLLDSLVQARVHIQNRLGCGETEKKSSCRKGSFPALLPGPIRTPKLLAPLEGRHRNGGVLPGLKHPSPLQPISLVPLMPLTSITSRLRRERLARTKVSPRGSPGTRGGSEESSFSSRSSIDLEVEVDDNKRDLRDIRETTAKQHAGETFEGRLQLDLDSSGKFNVGDYSQDNADHRNRESTRHQGAFPRDNKEGVSIKSDPGGRGYKAIIELSHQLNPDLTNFKDVNSTSSFERDCEGEVVAVEWTKVMCSGGLSKETTSTEPTTTCPFASKRNGNKEIQVDDNAKTSVVDDTKYQCLPSTVNVTLPELNPTTEKKIKPIKPAKNKESRGSTSVQTNQSFNVLAHKDHIRGNSKSKSNLRTSPIPSQVKSKVRKPPDLIVNGIISTKTGQKSTDSTSVRTRVTEPVHPSCKKLNDKKAFKIKVPCQKHIQQREPKSARQAKTGSQLGTLRAKSAVDYITYSDIFQEINTGDEEGPVIYEMFAGPVFDNIRVSSSCERTRQVLSAPSRKTQTHRTKHKCPKPLESRRVRRSPVDKAKQRKNRAIRPISRGKSHLTPIASTHDKDHVVVISGLDWQIHIQTKTEPVLGKDGEETVSPSTPEVQEGDHMLSLSVIEEVLSMSSHAPNPLISHHRPRDETSPSQTKTKLTSHSVPDDDHLHVLHNRGPMGNNMSENEKNKANHLDHSFTPSDCPVQPKINTWTSGSCDSRTVSPVFQKFLDDVGEGPLTDDLLRCLAEELISLDERDGVCPENNCDSDQREFRNNSELRCEKSLLGDFTTPGEVLSGSGLVVDDAITWRKGEVLGRGAYGTVFCGLTNQGQLIAVKQVALDASDLETADKEYNRLQEEVDLLKNLHHGNIVGFLGTSLRDHMVSIFMEYVPGGSIASVLHRFGPLPERVLALYTRQILEGVSYLHLNRVIHRDLKGNNVMLMPTGVVKLIDFGCARRLRCLTHTYSHSDLLKSVHGTPYWMAPEVINETGHGRKSDIWSVGCTVFEMATGKPPLSHMDKMAALFYIGARRGLMPSLPDRFSEDARDFVQVCLTNDQKQRPSAEQLLDHPFIPNNVILV; this is encoded by the exons ATGCTGGCTGTGAGGGACGTCGACTTGTTTGAGGAGCTGGACGTCCGGTTGCCATGGGAATACAGACCTGTGGAGGTGGTCAGGGAACTGCTGGCTCTCTCAGC TGACCTGGGGGTGTGTGACGTCAACGGCTGTTCTGCTCTTCACTATGCTGCACAGATAGAGAGCCCCCTGAAAGACGAACTCATCCACATGATGGTTGAGTCCCTCAGACAGCCAG CGCCCACGCCCCTGGACCTGCAGTGCTTCCACCCTGATGAGCTGAGAGTAAActcccccagcccctctcctTCTCTAACCGATGAGCTGAGAGCAACAAACTCCCCAAGCTCCTCTCCCTATCTGACCCAAAATGTCCTCATTCAGACTGCTGCCAGCACAGAG GATTTGCTGGAGTCTCCAGAGTGCGTTCCTTTATCCGACCATCATAAAGCCATCAATCAAG ATAAGgggctctccctctccttccagaGCGCCATGATGGACATGAGGCAAGCCTAccaagatctggggaagggtagcag TCAAGGTTCATCTCTACCCAGTCTGTGGTTCAGAGCCAGACACTTAGACAAACTGGATCCTACACCGGGGCTATTGAACACCACAGGAAGCTCATCCTGCCTGCCTGTTCCCCCCAGGCTCAGATGTGAGGCTGTGGCCCCCAGCCCGGTGGCCCCTCACCCAGCCCAGCTGAGCCAATCTGCCCCCGGTCTATTGGAGCCTCTCCTGGACTCTCTGGTCCAGGCCCGAGTTCACATCCAGAACA GGCTTGGATGTGGTGAAACGGAGAAAAAAAGCAGTTGTCGAAAG GGCTCCTTCCCTGCCCTGCTTCCAGGCCCCATTAGGACCCCCAAGCTGTTAGCCCCTCTGGAGGGGAGGCATAGAAACGGAGGAGTGCTGCCCGGCCTGAAGCACCCTTCTCCCCTACAGCCCATCAGCCTTGTGCCCCTGATGCCCCTGACCTCCATAACCTCCAGGTTGAGGAGGGAGAGGCTGGCCAGGACCAAGGTGAGCCCCAGAGGGTCCCCAGGCACCAGGGGGGGCAGCGAGGAGAGCAGCTTCAGTAGCCGATCCTCCATCGACttggaggtagaggtggatgaCAATAAGAGAGACTtaagagacataagagagactaCAGCAAAACAACATGCTGGAGAGACTTTTGAGGGAAGGTTGCAGTTGGATCTAGACTCATCTGGAAAGTTTAATGTTGGAGATTACAGTCAGGATAATGCAGACCATAGGAATAGGGAGTCGACAAGACATCAGGGTGCCTTTCCTAGAGATAACAAGGAAGGAGTATCTATCAAATCTGACCCTGGGGGGAGAGGGTACAAAGCAATAATTGAGTTGAGTCACCAACTTAACCCCGATTTGACGAATTTCAAAGATGTTAACAGCACTTCATCCTTTGAAAGGGACTGTGAGGGTGAGGTTGTGGCAGTGGAATGGACAAAGGTGATGTGCTCAGGGGGTCTCTCAAAAGAGACTACAAGTACTGAGCCAACTACCACATGTCCCTTTGCATCTAAAAGAAATGGAAACAAAGAGATTCAAGTTGATGACAATGCAAAGACTAGTGTTGTGGATGACACCAAGTATCAATGTCTTCCTTCTACTGTGAATGTCACACTACCTGAATTAAACCCTACTACAGAGAAAAAGATCAAACCTATCAAGCCTGCCAAGAACAAAGAGAGTAGAGGCAGCACTAGCGTCCAAACCAATCAGTCTTTCAACGTCTTGGCACACAAAGATCACATTCGGGGGAACAGCAAGTCCAAAAGCAACCTGAGGACTTCACCTATTCCTTCACAAGTCAAAAGCAAAGTCAGAAAACCTCCTGATCTCATCGTCAATGGGATAATCTCTACAAAGACTGGTCAGAAAAGCACAGACTCAACCTCTGTCAGAACGAGGGTTACAGAGCCCGTACATCCAAGCTGCAAAAAGCTGAACGATAAAAAGGCATTTAAAATAAAAGTACCTTGTCAGAAACATATTCAGCAGAGGGAACCGAAAAGTGCCAGACAAGCCAAGACTGGGTCACAACTGGGGACCCTGAGGGCCAAGTCAGCTGTGGACTACATCACGTATAGTGATATCTTCCAGGAAATCAACACCGGGGATGAGGAGGGACCAGTCATCTATGAGATGTTTGCCGGCCCGGTGTTTGACAACATAAGAGTTTCCAGTTCATGTGAGAGGACGAGGCAGGTCCTGTCTGCCCCGTCTAGGAAGACCCAAACCCACAGGACCAAACACAAATGCCCTAAACCACTGGAGAGCAGAAGAGTGAGGCGAAGCCCTGTGGACAAGGCCAAGCAGAGGAAGAACAGGGCTATTAGGCCTATATCCAGGGGAAAGTCGCATCTGACGCCTATCGCCAGCACGCATGACAAAGACCACGTGGTGGTTATTTCTGGGCTTGACTGGCAAATCCACATCCAGACTAAGACTGAGCCGGTCCTCGGTAAAGATGGAGAAGAGACCGTCTCTCCCAGTACACCAGAGGTTCAGGAGGGGGACCATATGTTGTCACTGTCAGTGATCGAAGAAGTGCTGTCTATGTCCAGCCATGCGCCAAACCCACTAATCTCTCACCACCGGCCGAGAGACGAAACCTCCCCCAGTCAGACAAAGACTAAACTCACATCTCATTCTGTCCCAGATGATGATCACCTTCATGTGCTGCACAATAGGGGTCCCATGGGGAACAACATGTcagaaaatgagaaaaacaagGCAAATCATTTAGACCACTCATTCACCCCATCCGATTGCCCTGTGCAGCCTAAGATCAACACCTGGACCTCAGGTAGCTGTGACAGCAGGACAGTGTCCCCTGTGTTCCAGAAGTTTCTGGATGATGTGGGGGAGGGACCACTGACCGATGACCTGCTCCGTTGTCTGGCAGAAGAGCTAATATCACTGGATGAGAGAGATGGTGTATGTCCAGAAAACAACTGTGACTCAGACCAGAGGGAATTCAGAAACAATTCTGAGCTGAGATGTGAGAAGTCATTACTGGGG GATTTTACCACACCTGGAGAAGTGCTCAGTGGGTCTGGGTTGGTAGTGGATGATGCCATCACCTGGAGGAAAGGAGAAGTGCTGGGCAGAGGAGCTTATGGAACT GTGTTCTGTGGACTGACCAACCAAGGCCAGCTGATAGCCGTAAAACAGGTGGCCCTGGACGCCTCAGACCTTGAAACCGCAGACAAGGAGTACAACCGTCTACAGGAGGAAGTAGACCTCTTAAAGAACCTCCATCACGGCAACATTGTGGGATTTCTGGGCACCTCTCTGCGGGACCACATGGTCAGCATCTTCATGGAGTATGTCCCCGGAGGCTCCATCGCCAGCGTGCTCCACCGCTTTGGTCCCCTTCCGGAGCGCGTCCTGGCCCTGTACACCCGCCAGATCCTGGAGGGGGTGTCCTACCTGCACCTCAATAGGGTCATCCACAGGGACCTGAAGGGGAACAATGTGATGTTGATGCCTACAGGAGTAGTCAAGTTGATAGACTTTGGCTGCGCCCGCCGTTTGAGATgcctcactcacacatacagtcATAGTGACCTCCTGAAATCGGTGCACGGCACGCCCTATTGGATGGCGCCAGAGGTAATCAACGAGACGGGTCACGGCAGGAAGTCGGACATCTGGAGCGTGGGGTGCACAGTGTTTGAAATGGCCACGGGGAAGCCGCCGCTGTCACACATGGACAAGATGGCAGCGCTGTTCTACATTGGGGCGAGGCGAGGCCTAATGCCCTCGCTGCCTGACAGGTTCTCAGAGGACGCCAGGGATTTTGTTCAAGTCTGTCTGACCAA TGACCAGAAACAGCGCCCGTCTGCAGAACAACTATTGGACCACCCTTTCATTCCTAACAATGTGATCTTAGTTTAG
- the LOC139399896 gene encoding cyclin-T2-like isoform X2, with protein MTSHSNLHLTTFCLQHKPTVIACVCIHLACKWSNWEIPVSTDGKHWWEYVDNSVTLELLDELTHEFLQILEKTPSRLKRIRNWRTTQAAKKTKGDGSQANDPYPGPSLIHEHSLGDAIPGVSNSAFSKAASSFPVPLPGHASGPLSLDSIASMQGSSYTFTAPSDWPQDTGVRLEGGSYSLKTDALGLQQGAPMNPNRPDKTGEFNPTKHEHKVGSGGGVGKQQQPIFPPPPPPAQKMSLDKYREKHAAELAVQHKRRAEQQSFEPEGRDSYIPSVQSDHRKHMQLHPNPGSSSTTASPLKMKLATPGQDKVPSDKRDKGGSLKLRLPVPSQGGVASKEELKMKIKVSSERHSSSDEGGAKSKHSSPLVSKEKHREHSTHRHHHKQHGHSHLHAAQHSGNGRGVPEGPAGAGPAVLRRPLGLGGVEGVAGMAPSSGSSSSRKRGHPHVASHNHHSSKTSKSSKGGAGGLRTSQRPSETGQEASGEPQS; from the exons ATGACCAGCCACAGCAA CCTCCACCTCACCACCTTCTGCCTGCAACACAAGCCCACAGTAATCGCCTGCGTCTGCATCCACCTGGCCTGTAAATGGTCCAACTGGGAGATCCCTGTCTCCACTGACGGGAAACACTGGTGGGAGTACGTGGACAACTCTGTCACACTGGAGCTTCTCGATG AACTGACGCATGAGTTCCTTCAGATTCTGGAGAAGACACCGAGCAGGTTGAAGAGGATACGAAATTGGAGG ACCACGCAAGCTGCCAAGAAGACCAAGGGGGATGGCTCTCAGGCAAACGACCCCTACCCAGGACCCTCCCTGATCCACGAACATTCCCTGGGAGATGCCATCCCTGGGGTCTCCAACTCAGCCTTCTCCAAAGCCGCTTCATCGTTCCCTGTCCCTCTGCCAGGGCACGCCAGTGGGCCCCTCTCCCTGGACTCTATCGCGTCCATGCAGGGCAGCTCTTATACCTTCACAGCCCCCAGCGACTGGCCCCAGGATACGGGGGTTCGCTTGGAGGGAGGAAGCTATTCCCTCAAAACAGATGCACTTGGCCTCCAGCAGGGTGCTCCAATGAACCCGAACAGACCTGATAAGACAGGAGAGTTCAACCCTACTAAACATGAACACAAGGTCGGGTCGGGGGGGGGTGTGGGGAAGCAACAGCAGCCAATTTTCCCTCCACCGCCCCCGCCGGCTCAGAAAATGTCCCTGGACAAGTATAGAGAGAAGCACGCTGCTGAGCTGGCGGTGCAGCATAAACGCAGGGCAGAGCAGCAGAGTTTCGAGCCTGAGGGCAGGGACTCATATATACCCTCTGTCCAATCAGACCACAGGAAACACATGCAGCTCCACCCTAACCCTGGGAGCAGCAGCACCACTGCCTCCCCTCTTAAAATGAAGCTCGCCACGCCAGGCCAGGACAAGGTCCCCTCTGACAAACGGGACAAGGGGGGCTCACTCAAACTCCGCCTTCCAGTTCCTTCTCAGGGGGGCGTGGCCAGCAAAGAGGAGCTGAAGATGAAAATCAAGGTGTCCTCGGAGCGCCACAGCTCTTCTGATGAGGGCGGGGCCAAGAGCAAACATTCCAGCCCGCTAGTGAGCAAGGAGAAGCACCGAGAACACTCAACCCACCGCCACCACCACAAGCAGCACGGCCACTCTCACCTTCATGCAGCACAGCACAGTGGCAACGGCCGAGGCGTCCCCGAGGGGCCAGCGGGGGCCGGACCAGCCGTCCTCCGGAGACCCCTAGGGCTGGGGGGTGTTGAGGGGGTGGCGGGCATGGCCCCTAGCTCTGGTTCCAGCTCCTCCCGCAAGAGGGGGCACCCACACGTCGCAAGCCACAACCACCACTCCTCCAAAACGAGCAAAAGCTCCAAGGGCGGCGCAG GTGGGCTACGAACATCTCAACGCCCTAGTGAAACTGGACAAGAAGCCAGTGGAGAGCCGCAGTCTTGA